The nucleotide sequence TAACTCCGTATAGAGTGTCCTACAACCCCAAGAGGCAAGCCTCTTGGTTTGGGCTGATTCCGTTTCGCTCGCCGCTACTTGGGAAATCGCATTTGCTTTCTCTTCCTCCGGGTACTTAGATGTTTCAGTTCCCCGGGTCTGCCTTCAGTACCCTATGTATTCAGGTAAAGATACTGTTCCATTACGAACAGTGGGTTTCCCCATTCGGAAATCTCTGGATCAAAGCTTACTTACAGCTCCCCAAAGCATATCGGTGTTAGTCCCGTCCTTCATCGGCTCCTAGTGCCAAGGCATCCACCGTGCGCCCTTCATAACTTAACCAAAATTGGTCAATCGTTTGTTTAGACTGTAAAGTCTAAGAAAAATCACTATGGTAAGCGTAAATCTCAGTGAATTACTTGTTATCAATTACGTTATCCAGTTTTCAAAGAACAACTTTCTTGGTGGAGCCTAGCGGGATCGAACCGCTGACCTCCTGCGTGCAAGGCAGGCGCTCTCCCAGCTGAGCTAAGGCCCCGTATTAAAGAGATGGTGGGCCTAAATGGACTCGAACCATCGACCTCACGCTTATCAGGCGTGCGCTCTAACCAGCTGAGCTATAGGCCCATCTCATATAAGGATAAAAGAGACGATTGCGACGAACAAAAAAGCACGCGCATGACGTTCTCGCTTACTTGTAAAGTAAACTTCCTATTTAAATGGAGAACAAAGTTCTCTCAAAACTAAACAAAAACCAAAAGCGACCTCATATCCTTAGAAAGGAGGTGATCCAGCCGCACCTTCCGATACGGCTACCTTGTTACGACTTCACCCCAATCATCTACCCCACCTTAGGCGGCTGGCTCCTTGCGGTTACCCCACCGACTTCGGGTGTTGCAAACTCTCGTGGTGTGACGGGCGGTGTGTACAAGGCCCGGGAACGTATTCACCGCGGCATGCTGATCCGCGATTACTAGCGATTCCAGCTTCATGCAGGCGAGTTGCAGCCTGCAATCCGAACTGAGAATGGTTTTATGGGATTGGCTAAACCTCGCGGTCTCGCAGCCCTTTGTACCATCCATTGTAGCACGTGTGTAGCCCAGGTCATAAGGGGCATGATGATTTGACGTCATCCCCACCTTCCTCCGGTTTGTCACCGGCAGTCACCTTAGAGTGCCCAACTGAATGCTGGCAACTAAGATCAAGGGTTGCGCTCGTTGCGGGACTTAACCCAACATCTCACGACACGAGCTGACGACAACCATGCACCACCTGTCACTTTGTCCCCCGAAGGGGAACCTTCTATCTCTAGAAGTGGCAAAGGATGTCAAGACCTGGTAAGGTTCTTCGCGTTGCTTCGAATTAAACCACATGCTCCACCGCTTGTGCGGGCCCCCGTCAATTCCTTTGAGTTTCAGTCTTGCGACCGTACTCCCCAGGCGGAGTGCTTAATGCGTTAGCTGCAGCACTAAAGGGCGGAAACCCTCTAACACTTAGCACTCATCGTTTACGGCGTGGACTACCAGGGTATCTAATCCTGTTCGCTCCCCACGCTTTCGCGCCTCAGCGTCAGTTACAGACCAGAGAGTCGCCTTCGCCACTGGTGTTCCTCCACATCTCTACGCATTTCACCGCTACACGTGGAATTCCACTCTCCTCTTCTGCACTCAAGTTTCCCAGTTTCCAATGACCCTCCCCGGTTGAGCCGGGGGCTTTCACATCAGACTTAAGAAACCGCCTGCGCGCGCTTTACGCCCAATAATTCCGGACAACGCTTGCCACCTACGTATTACCGCGGCTGCTGGCACGTAGTTAGCCGTGGCTTTCTGGTCAGGTACCGTCAAGGCGCCGGCAGTTACTCCGGCACTTGTTCTTCCCTGACAACAGAGTTTTACGATCCGAAAACCTTCATCACTCACGCGGCGTTGCTCCGTCAGACTTTCGTCCATTGCGGAAGATTCCCTACTGCTGCCTCCCGTAGGAGTCTGGGCCGTGTCTCAGTCCCAGTGTGGCCGATCACCCTCTCAGGTCGGCTACGCATCGTTGCCTTGGTGAGCCATTACCTCACCAACTAGCTAATGCGCCGCGGGCCCATCTGTAAGTGACAGCCGAAACCGTCTTTGAATGTCAAACCATGCGGTTTGACATAGTATCCGGTATTAGCTCCGGTTTCCCGGAGTTATCCCAGTCTTACAGGCAGGTTGCCCACGTGTTACTCACCCGTCCGCCGCTGACCTCCGAAGAGGTCCGCTCGACTTGCATGTATTAGGCACGCCGCCAGCGTTCGTCCTGAGCCAGGATCAAACTCTCCGAAGAAAATTTGTGACTCATAAATGTTGCTGACTTAAAAAATTTAAAACGTTTGGTACGCTTTTGGTTTTGTTTAGTTTTCAAAGAACTTTTAATGTCGCATCGTCTTGAAGCGACCTCCTTAATATATCACGCGATGTCCTATTAAGTCAATAACTTTTTTGAAGAAGTTTTTGTTAATGTCATCAGCGACGTTTATTAATATACCACCGTGTCATCGGGGTGTCAACAAAAAAAATAGAACAGGCAGTTTATTTTGCCCGTTCTACGTTAAGATCACCATTTTGATTACGATAAGCGCCGCCACCCCGGGCAATCCGAGCAAGCCCGAGATGGCTGCTGTTGTCCAGTTAATAGGAATGTGCAGGTCAATGCTTGTACCGAATGCATTAATAAAAAATAGAAACAATGCGCCTACAACAATCTTAGCCATCGCCTGCCCGATCCATCTCATTGATTTCATCGGGGCGCCTGCCACAAGAAGCAGAACGATGATGCCTCCAAGAATGGAAAAAACATATACAGGTTCCATTCCACCACTCACTTTCATCGTTACTTTCTACATATCTATGAAAGGATGGTAAAAATAGAACAAGCTATTTCTTTCCGATGGTGATATTTCTTTTCTTGGCTTCTCTTAATAAGAAGAAGTATTTAGACTGGGAAACCTTAAGTTCATAAAGGATTTCCGGCGAGGGCTCCACGCTTTTGTCAACAAGCTGCTTTCTGTGATTCCATTCACTTTTCATATGGAGGAGGTCGTCAATAAGCAGCTGATCATATTCTTTTCTGAGCCAGCCTTTTCTGCGAAAAAACATTGAAAAATTCCCCTTCCTCCTGTTTTAAAGCTCCCGTCTGCCTTCAAGCGCTTTAGAGAGTGTCACTTCATCTGCGTATTCCAGGTCTCCTCCCACAGGAAGACCGTGTGCGATTCTCGTCATTTTAATCCCTGCAGGCTTCAAAAGCCTTGAGATATACATAGCCGTCGCTTCTCCCTCAATGTTGGGATTGGTCGCCAGTATGATTTCCTGGACAGAATCATCCTGCAGCCTTTTAAGCAGTTCAGGAATTTTAATATCCTCCGGACCAATTCCGTCCATTGGAGAAATGGCTCCTTGAAGGACATGATAAAGGCCTGTGTATTCTTTCATTTTTTCCATGGCAATGACATCTTTCGGGTCCTGCACGACACAAATCACAGATTTGTCTCTTCTTTGATCCTCGCAAATGTAGCAAGGGTCCTGATCTGTGATATGTCCGCATACAGAGCAGTACGTCAGATTCCTTTTTGCATTAACAAGCGCTTTTGCAAAATCCAAAACGACGTCTTCCTTCATGTTCAGGACGAAAAAAGCCAGGCGGACCGCCGTTTTGGGGCCGATTCCTGGCAATTTCATAAAGCTGTCAATCAGCTTTGATATAGGCTCTGGATAATGCATCCCATTCCTCCTAGAACATGCCTGGCAAGTTCATGCCTTTTGTGAATTTGCCCATTGTTTCGTTCGTCAGATCATCCATTTTTTTGAGTGCATCGTTTGTAGCTGCAAGCACAAGGTCCTGAAGCATTTCGATGTCATCCGGGTCCACGACTTCCGGTTTGATGTTTACATCAGTGACCTCTTTGTTGCCGTTGATTGTCACAGTAACCATCCCGCCGCCTGCAGATCCTTCAATTGTTTTTGTTACAAGCTCTTCCTGTGCTTTTGCCATGTCTTTCTGCATTTTCTGCATTTGTTTCATCATCTTTTGCATGTTTCCCATTCCGCCACGGTTCATTAATAATCTCCTCCAAATCAGTCTTTTATTTCAATGAGGTCTGCACCCACTAATTTTTTCGCCTCGGCGATCAGCGGGTCCTCGTTTTCATCAGGGGTATTGCCGTCATCATTCTGACGCTGATCACGTATGTAATCCTCTCTTATTTTACCCCATTCCTGCTCAGGAACGCCAACCATTTCCAATGTCCGTCCTGTAAGAGAAAGCAAAATGGCTTCCATATTGCTGCGGACACCGTTATTATCGTCCGCCACCATCTTGCAGTGGATTTCATATTTAAATTTTAGCACAAACGCAGTCTCTGATGCTGCGACAGGTTCACTGTCCGTCAGAAGCGCTGCATGGGATACTTTATTTTGTCTTCGGAGCTCTTCAAGGAGTTCTCCCCACTTGCCCTTAATGGCAGCAAGGTTTGGCTTTGTTGCATCTTTCAGGATTTCCTGAATCCGGCCAGAAGGGACTTTATATCCGCCGCGGATTGTCTTAGATGCTTTTTGCTCTCCCTGCTGCGCCTGCTGCTGCCCGCCTTGTGGCACGCCCTGCTTTTTCAGGAGTTCAAGTTCCCCGGACAATTTCTTCACCATGGCCTGAAGTTCGCTGTAATCGCCGCCTCCGCCTTCGCTGCCCGCTCTGCCTTTGCCCTCAAACTCTGAAAGCTTCACAATGGCAACCTCAAGGAAGATGCGCGGATGGTTTGTCCATTTCATTTCCTGCTGGCTCTTGTTCAGCACATCAATCGCATGGTAGATGGCATCAGTCTGAATTTCTTTCGACAGGCTGACAAACTGATCATCAGCCGTCACTCTTTCAAGTACCTCTTCAAGCTGCGGAGCTGTCTGGTAGAGGAGCAGATCCCTGTAATAGTAGATAAAGTCTTCTGTAAGCTTTGATGCATCCTTCCCCTGGTTCATCAGCTCATCGAGTGTCTGCAGCGCACTCGATACATCTTTTTCATGCATGGAATGAATCAGGTTTCCAATCATCGCCTGGGATACAGAGCCTGTAATGAGCAGGGCATCATCAAGCGTCACTCTTTCATCACTGAAGGAAATCGCCTGATCAAGCAGACTGAGCGCATCACGCATTCCTCCGTCTGCAGCGCTTGCAATGACCTGAAGTGCAGACTGGTCTGCGATTATCTTCTGATCATCAATAATCTCCTGCATCCTTCCCACAATTGAAGCTGCCGTGATCCGTTTAAAATCAAACCGCTGGCACCTTGAAATGATGGTGAGAGGAATTTTGTGTGGTTCTGTTGTCGCCAGAATAAAGATGACATGTTTCGGAGGCTCTTCAAGCGTCTTTAACAGGGCATTGAACGCGCCGATTGAAAGCATGTGAACCTCATCGACGATATAGACTTTATATTTAACCGATGATGGTGCATATTTTACTTTATCCCGGATATCCCGGATTTCATCTACTCCGTTGTTTGAAGCAGCGTCAATTTCAATTACATCAGAAATAGAGCCATCTGTGATTCCCCGGCATGCTGAGCATTCATTGCACGGCTCTGCAGCTGGCGCTTTTTCACAGTTGACTGTTTTGGCAAAAATCTTGGCAGCGCTCGTTTTACCCGTTCCCCTCGGCCCGGAAAAAAGATACGCGTGCGAGAATTTATCTTGCAGCAGGGCATTTTGAAGCGTTCTGGTAATATGTTCTTGACCTACGACATCATGAAATTGCTGCGGCCGCCAAACACGGTATAAAGCCTGATAACTCACATAACGCCCTCCTTCAAATTCATCCTTTCTATTATACCTTATGGAAACAGGAATTTACAAAGCCCAAAAAGGGGTCAGTCCCGCACTGCATTAATGCAGTGCGGGACTGCCCCCTTTTTGAAAAAAATAAAAAACCCATCCTTCATCAGGATGAGCTGATTATTATAAGTTAAACTGCCGTGCACCTTCCGTCGATTAGTGCCCATAAGCGTTACTTAAGCAGTTAGCTCGGCCCAGGCAACCCTGCGGCACATGAGAGATTCCACTTAATGCTGCTTCCTTCCGGACCTGACATGGTTCATGGATTCCCATTGCGCAGGACCCAGACGTCAACACCACTTACTTAAGGCAGGCCCTACAGACAGCTAACCTCGGGAAAGGGATTCGGCCTCGCTAGAGCGGATTGCGAGTACAGGGCACCGCTACCTCCCCGCTTAGCACGGCAAAATTGATACCTAGTTTAGGTGCGCCGTTTAGTACGACGCATAACCTAGTATATAAGGTTTTACCGAAAATTGCAATCTCCAGCTACTGTAAATTTTTTGAAGAAGCCTTCAGCGCTTTTTTCTTTTCACGCAGTTCTCTGAAAAAATCACTGAGCAGACGCCCGCATTCTTCTTCAAGTACACCCCGGGTCACTTCTGACTGATGATTAAATCTGCTTTCATCCAGAAGATTCATCAGTGTTCCGGCACAGCCGCCCTTCGGATCTGCAGCGCCGTAAACGACCCGCTTCACTCTTGAGAGCACAATCGCACCTGCACACATCGGACAAGGTTCAAGAGTAACGTACATTGTCGCATCTTCCAGTCTCCATGATCCTGTCCGTCTGCATGCTTCATCGATGGCAATCATCTCGGCATGGGCAATTGAGCGCTGGTCCGTTTCTCTCAAGTTATATCCTGTGCCAATCACTTCATCGTTCAAAACAATGACAGCACCGATCGGCACCTCTCCAATCGCTTTTGCCTTAAGCGCTTCTTTGACCGCCAGTTCCATGTACATCTGATCTTTATCCATTATGTGCTCCTTATAGATTCAGGCAGGTTGGCACAAGCTAGGTTTAGTAAAGGAGTGAATGGCTTTGGATAAAAAAGCAGCCTGTGCCCTGCTGATTATTGATATGATAAATAACTTCGACTTCAAGCACGGCGAAACGCTCGCCGCTGAAGCAAAAACAGTGTCGCAAAACATTTATACTCTGAAAAAGAAGCTGCAGCAGCAAAATGTTCCTGTCGTCTATATAAATGATCATTATAAATTATGGCAGGCCGATTTTCAAAAAATATCGGAAACCTGCACAAATGAACGGAGCAAACCGATTATCGACCAGCTCTATCCGGATGATACCGACTATTTTTTAATCAAGCCCATGCACTCCGCCTTTTACGGAACTGCATTAAATGTACTCCTTGATCACCTTCAAGTTAAGCATCTCATTTTAACAGGCATTGCCGGAAAC is from Bacillus sp. FSL H8-0547 and encodes:
- a CDS encoding pro-sigmaK processing inhibitor BofA family protein yields the protein MEPVYVFSILGGIIVLLLVAGAPMKSMRWIGQAMAKIVVGALFLFFINAFGTSIDLHIPINWTTAAISGLLGLPGVAALIVIKMVILT
- a CDS encoding YaaL family protein, with amino-acid sequence MFFRRKGWLRKEYDQLLIDDLLHMKSEWNHRKQLVDKSVEPSPEILYELKVSQSKYFFLLREAKKRNITIGKK
- the recR gene encoding recombination mediator RecR is translated as MHYPEPISKLIDSFMKLPGIGPKTAVRLAFFVLNMKEDVVLDFAKALVNAKRNLTYCSVCGHITDQDPCYICEDQRRDKSVICVVQDPKDVIAMEKMKEYTGLYHVLQGAISPMDGIGPEDIKIPELLKRLQDDSVQEIILATNPNIEGEATAMYISRLLKPAGIKMTRIAHGLPVGGDLEYADEVTLSKALEGRREL
- a CDS encoding YbaB/EbfC family nucleoid-associated protein, whose translation is MNRGGMGNMQKMMKQMQKMQKDMAKAQEELVTKTIEGSAGGGMVTVTINGNKEVTDVNIKPEVVDPDDIEMLQDLVLAATNDALKKMDDLTNETMGKFTKGMNLPGMF
- the dnaX gene encoding DNA polymerase III subunit gamma/tau translates to MSYQALYRVWRPQQFHDVVGQEHITRTLQNALLQDKFSHAYLFSGPRGTGKTSAAKIFAKTVNCEKAPAAEPCNECSACRGITDGSISDVIEIDAASNNGVDEIRDIRDKVKYAPSSVKYKVYIVDEVHMLSIGAFNALLKTLEEPPKHVIFILATTEPHKIPLTIISRCQRFDFKRITAASIVGRMQEIIDDQKIIADQSALQVIASAADGGMRDALSLLDQAISFSDERVTLDDALLITGSVSQAMIGNLIHSMHEKDVSSALQTLDELMNQGKDASKLTEDFIYYYRDLLLYQTAPQLEEVLERVTADDQFVSLSKEIQTDAIYHAIDVLNKSQQEMKWTNHPRIFLEVAIVKLSEFEGKGRAGSEGGGGDYSELQAMVKKLSGELELLKKQGVPQGGQQQAQQGEQKASKTIRGGYKVPSGRIQEILKDATKPNLAAIKGKWGELLEELRRQNKVSHAALLTDSEPVAASETAFVLKFKYEIHCKMVADDNNGVRSNMEAILLSLTGRTLEMVGVPEQEWGKIREDYIRDQRQNDDGNTPDENEDPLIAEAKKLVGADLIEIKD
- the tadA gene encoding tRNA adenosine(34) deaminase TadA, with the translated sequence MDKDQMYMELAVKEALKAKAIGEVPIGAVIVLNDEVIGTGYNLRETDQRSIAHAEMIAIDEACRRTGSWRLEDATMYVTLEPCPMCAGAIVLSRVKRVVYGAADPKGGCAGTLMNLLDESRFNHQSEVTRGVLEEECGRLLSDFFRELREKKKALKASSKNLQ
- a CDS encoding isochorismatase family cysteine hydrolase produces the protein MDKKAACALLIIDMINNFDFKHGETLAAEAKTVSQNIYTLKKKLQQQNVPVVYINDHYKLWQADFQKISETCTNERSKPIIDQLYPDDTDYFLIKPMHSAFYGTALNVLLDHLQVKHLILTGIAGNICVLFSANDAYMRGYRLSVPADCIASNDKHDNEYALRMMKNVLQADISASPHIKI